The segment ATTCGAAAAATCAAAAATAGTACACATCAAAAGCAATAAAGTAAACCTTCAATCAGTGGAGGTCTTACAGCCTGTTAATACGGAATAAAAATAGGGATACTTTCGTAAATGAAAGTATCCCTATCCTCTATTGCCCGGATTGTTCAATCCAGTCCTGCAATTTATCCTTTAACGAATTAAAACCATTGGCATCCGACTCATCCACACGATCCTGTAATGATTTACGTGGTGGTGCATCTTTTTTGCGTACTGTTGTTGGGCGGTCTTGAAGTGCTCTCATCGATAAACTAATTTTTTCGGCCTCTTCATCGATTTCAAGAATTTTTACTTCTACTTCTTGCCCGACAGCTAAAAACTCACTAACGTCCTTTACAAATCCGTACGTTATCTCCGAAATATGTACAAGACCCTGTGTGTTTTCATCGAGTGCAACAAATGCACCGTATGGTTGAATACCTGTCACTTTTCCGGTCAACACGTCTCCTAATTCATATTTTTTTGCCATAACCTTTGCCCACTTTCTTTTTGTTTGCTACGTATATATCGCTTAAATTATAACATACGTGTAAAATCGGGGCAAAAAATCATCTCCTTAATCCGCTATGCCAATGATTCGGTTATGACCATTATTATTTTTCATTAATTTAATAATGACTGCTTTATCATTCGAATCCTCCTTCATGCGAACAGATACTAATGGATATTTGTGAGGCGCATTAGATTCTCCTAATTGACTAATAGCTGTTAAACTGTCAAGATGGTTGAATCGACTTGTATCCATTACTGTATTGGGCATAACTAATGCTTGCTGTAAAGCTTGATCTCCAACCATAATGGCATATAAATAAAGCGCAACCATATCAATCGGGCTTAATTGATTAAGCAATGCCTCTTTGCCACCTTCTCTATATTGCTGATATAGCTTGTCAATCCGTACAGCCTCCGCTTCATCCATATAGCTAAAGTGAAACGTATCATAATTTCTAAATCCTGCTTTTTTCCCT is part of the Lysinibacillus sp. FSL K6-0232 genome and harbors:
- the yugI gene encoding S1 domain-containing post-transcriptional regulator GSP13, with amino-acid sequence MAKKYELGDVLTGKVTGIQPYGAFVALDENTQGLVHISEITYGFVKDVSEFLAVGQEVEVKILEIDEEAEKISLSMRALQDRPTTVRKKDAPPRKSLQDRVDESDANGFNSLKDKLQDWIEQSGQ